The Bacteroidota bacterium DNA window AAAAGAAAAAATTCAACTATTACACGAAATACTTTTTGATATAGAAATTGCAGAATTATATTCAACAGGGAAAATTGTTGCAGAAACAAAGCAATATCTTGAAATAGAATTTTATAATATGATTAAAAAAATAATGCGACAATATGGAAATAGCGATAATCAGCGGTAAAGGGGGTACCGGTAAATCAATCATCAGTGCTGCATTTGCTACATTAATCGAAAATGTAGTACTTGCAGACTGTGATGTGGACGCAGCCAATTTGTATCTTATTTTTAACCCTGTGCATGAGGAAGAAAAAATTTATATTGGAGGTCATAAAGCTGTTATTGATTATGATAAATGCTCCATGTGTGGGCTATGTATCAGTTATTGCCGTTTTGAAGCCATCACGACTGTGAATAATAAAATTACTATTTCCGAGACATCCTGCGATGGCTGTTTTTTATGTACCCGTATCTGTCCAGAAAATGCAATAAACATGATTCAAAATGATAAAAGCCGTATGTTTTCTGGGTCCTTTCGCAATGGAAAAATGGTTTATGGACGCCTTGCGCCAGGTGAAGAGAACTCCGGCAAGTTGGTCAATATGGTACGTGAAAAAGCGAAACAGGTAGCAAAAGAAAATGGGATAAAAATGATTATCCTCGATGGTCCGCCGGGTATTGGTTGTCCTGTTATTTCAACCATTACAGGAGTTGACAAAGTGGTAATTGTAACAGAGCCCTCCGTTTCTGGCCTCCATGATATGAAGCGTACAGTTGAAATAGTAAAAAAGTTTAATCTGAATCCATGGATAATCATCAATAAATTCAATCTGAATAATGAAATGAGCCGGCAGATTGAAAACTGGTGTAAGAAGCATAAAATTTCTGTTGCTGGCTATCTGCCTTTTACTTCACAAATTGTCAATGCCATGGTTCAGCAGATGAGTATTATCGAATACAACAAGAATTCAGAAATAAGCAAAACGCTTGGTACAATTTATAATACTATAATACATGAATAGTTTTTGAAATATTGTATTTGC harbors:
- a CDS encoding ATP-binding protein; translation: MEIAIISGKGGTGKSIISAAFATLIENVVLADCDVDAANLYLIFNPVHEEEKIYIGGHKAVIDYDKCSMCGLCISYCRFEAITTVNNKITISETSCDGCFLCTRICPENAINMIQNDKSRMFSGSFRNGKMVYGRLAPGEENSGKLVNMVREKAKQVAKENGIKMIILDGPPGIGCPVISTITGVDKVVIVTEPSVSGLHDMKRTVEIVKKFNLNPWIIINKFNLNNEMSRQIENWCKKHKISVAGYLPFTSQIVNAMVQQMSIIEYNKNSEISKTLGTIYNTIIHE